From Bacillus sp. FSL K6-3431, the proteins below share one genomic window:
- a CDS encoding FadR/GntR family transcriptional regulator, whose product MLERKQTLAEIVSDRIKTFIAENNCQPGERLPSEKEIIDMLGVSRTIVREALKTLQSQGIIEIKQGIGIFVKEIKLQGYFKNISPFLKLDKLKFKELIDTRIILELGAIELAVEQYHLDKIKQMSHWNNLFLEKVKNGEKPKNEDLYFHRSLFDATCNETYIQLSTIIAEYFNMNQLEQIVDFEDYISSYEEHKSIITLLINKETEKAKQAMKVHLHHLYDILHEWEENIPSRK is encoded by the coding sequence ATGCTAGAACGAAAACAAACTTTAGCCGAAATTGTTAGTGATCGAATTAAAACCTTCATTGCAGAAAATAATTGTCAACCCGGTGAGCGCCTACCTTCAGAGAAAGAAATAATTGACATGTTAGGTGTGAGCAGAACCATTGTGAGAGAGGCGTTAAAGACGTTGCAATCACAAGGGATCATAGAAATTAAACAAGGGATAGGGATTTTTGTAAAGGAAATAAAGCTACAAGGGTATTTTAAAAATATATCTCCTTTTTTAAAATTAGATAAATTAAAGTTTAAAGAACTAATAGATACACGGATTATTTTAGAATTGGGCGCGATTGAATTAGCTGTTGAACAGTATCATTTAGATAAAATAAAGCAAATGTCACACTGGAATAACCTCTTTCTTGAAAAGGTCAAGAATGGAGAGAAACCAAAGAACGAAGATTTATATTTTCATCGTTCTTTATTTGATGCTACCTGCAACGAGACTTATATTCAGCTATCTACTATTATCGCTGAATACTTTAATATGAACCAACTTGAACAAATCGTTGATTTTGAAGATTATATTTCTTCCTACGAGGAGCATAAATCAATTATTACATTGCTTATTAATAAGGAGACCGAGAAAGCAAAGCAAGCAATGAAGGTTCATTTACATCATCTATACGATATACTCCATGAATGGGAAGAGAATATTCCATCACGTAAATGA
- a CDS encoding sialidase family protein, giving the protein MANIETQALFYPDYAGSKAYRIPSMITTRKGTVIAGIDARIVDQTDNPNQIEVAIRRSEDNGKTWNPIQRLVAYAGEGLDGAAAIDSSLLEDEETGTLFMLYMHTPGGIGLWASEAGIGFDTEGKRKLFDDAGNTYLLSDDGKVTDFEGNATDYSVDREGYVFKGDEAQGNIYYKKGIDPNESLLEARTSFLQIIQSEDDGLTWSEPSELNPLVKEEWMRFIGSGPGCGIQLKHGDRAGRLAFPIYFSNKTGHMSCALIYSDDHGVTWKRGESPNDGRELDGETLAAETISEHKQMLTESQVIELPTGELKYYLRNHYGLQRTAVTTSTDGGETWGEVTFDMTLVDPICQSSVILYPDQGDGKVRVLFSNPDNETKREKGTVRLSEDGGKTWPFSKVIEDSHYGYSCLTVLKNGEIGVLFEKVYDYDNWNNMDIQFGTFTLDWLKS; this is encoded by the coding sequence ATGGCAAACATTGAAACGCAAGCACTTTTTTATCCAGATTATGCAGGTTCAAAAGCATATAGAATTCCATCAATGATTACAACAAGAAAGGGAACTGTTATTGCAGGAATTGATGCAAGGATAGTCGATCAAACAGATAATCCGAACCAAATTGAAGTTGCAATTAGACGTAGTGAAGACAACGGTAAGACATGGAATCCAATTCAAAGGCTCGTTGCATATGCCGGCGAAGGATTGGACGGAGCAGCTGCGATTGATTCTTCTCTATTGGAAGACGAGGAAACTGGTACACTTTTTATGCTTTATATGCACACACCAGGTGGAATAGGCTTGTGGGCAAGTGAGGCCGGGATCGGTTTCGATACAGAAGGAAAGCGAAAACTATTTGACGATGCAGGAAATACATATTTGTTATCGGATGATGGAAAAGTTACTGATTTTGAAGGTAACGCAACAGATTATTCTGTAGATAGAGAAGGCTATGTATTCAAAGGTGACGAAGCACAAGGAAATATATATTACAAAAAGGGTATTGATCCAAATGAAAGTTTACTAGAAGCTAGGACGTCCTTTTTACAGATTATTCAAAGTGAAGATGATGGGCTTACATGGTCAGAGCCAAGTGAATTAAACCCATTAGTTAAAGAAGAGTGGATGCGATTTATCGGATCTGGCCCTGGTTGTGGCATTCAGTTGAAGCATGGAGACAGGGCGGGGAGATTAGCATTTCCAATCTACTTTTCAAATAAAACTGGCCATATGTCATGTGCATTAATCTATAGTGATGACCATGGTGTCACTTGGAAACGCGGTGAATCGCCGAATGATGGAAGGGAACTGGACGGTGAAACACTAGCGGCTGAGACAATATCAGAGCATAAGCAAATGTTAACGGAATCCCAAGTAATAGAGCTTCCAACGGGAGAACTCAAATATTATTTGCGAAATCATTACGGCCTTCAAAGAACTGCCGTTACAACTAGTACAGATGGTGGAGAAACATGGGGTGAAGTGACGTTTGATATGACATTGGTTGATCCAATCTGTCAATCTAGTGTCATTCTTTATCCTGACCAAGGGGATGGGAAAGTACGAGTCTTATTCTCTAATCCGGATAATGAAACAAAGAGAGAAAAAGGAACAGTCCGTTTAAGTGAAGACGGTGGAAAGACATGGCCATTCAGTAAAGTGATTGAAGACAGCCATTATGGTTATTCATGCCTAACAGTCTTAAAAAATGGGGAAATTGGCGTCTTGTTTGAAAAAGTCTATGACTATGATAATTGGAACAATATGGACATTCAATTCGGTACATTTACATTGGATTGGTTAAAGTCCTAA
- a CDS encoding carbohydrate ABC transporter permease: protein MVSKKRFSLFECVLIIGFVLFSIAVLYPFWQTLVLSFSNPNQASSLGMNLWPEKWIPDAYQYVFGYGEIMRAYVNTIVRTVVGTFLIVVFTMLAAYPLSKKELPYRNTITIFFLIAMFFSGGMIPDYLLVKNLGLLDTRWALILPTAVNVFYVIIMRNYFMTIDKGIEESAVMDGASYFTILTKIILPLSKPVIATIALWAAVFHWNEWFHALIYIQDDAKTVLQMIVRDMLTAMDLSQSTNAAAIGGGGGSSQNLLLSNVRAATVMISIGPIVLIYPFIQKYFIKGIMIGSLKG from the coding sequence ATGGTTAGTAAAAAAAGGTTTTCGTTATTTGAATGCGTATTAATTATCGGGTTTGTCTTATTCTCAATTGCTGTACTGTATCCCTTCTGGCAAACGCTTGTTTTATCTTTTTCAAATCCAAACCAAGCATCTAGCCTTGGGATGAATCTTTGGCCTGAGAAATGGATACCGGATGCCTATCAATATGTGTTCGGATATGGAGAAATAATGAGGGCGTATGTAAATACGATTGTTCGGACTGTAGTAGGAACATTTTTAATTGTTGTGTTTACTATGTTGGCAGCTTATCCTTTATCGAAAAAGGAATTGCCTTACCGTAACACAATTACAATCTTTTTCTTGATTGCCATGTTTTTCTCTGGTGGAATGATTCCGGATTACCTATTAGTTAAAAACTTGGGATTATTGGATACAAGATGGGCTTTGATTTTACCTACAGCTGTCAATGTTTTCTACGTCATTATTATGAGAAACTACTTCATGACTATTGATAAAGGAATCGAAGAATCCGCAGTCATGGATGGGGCTAGCTATTTTACGATTCTAACAAAAATCATCTTGCCATTATCGAAGCCTGTTATTGCAACGATTGCCTTATGGGCAGCAGTGTTTCACTGGAATGAATGGTTCCATGCATTGATTTATATTCAAGATGATGCAAAAACGGTTCTGCAAATGATTGTAAGAGATATGTTAACTGCAATGGATTTATCACAATCTACCAACGCAGCTGCCATTGGAGGTGGAGGAGGATCAAGTCAGAATTTGCTGTTAAGTAATGTGCGTGCAGCAACCGTGATGATTTCGATTGGGCCAATTGTTTTGATATATCCGTTTATACAAAAATACTTTATTAAAGGTATTATGATTGGATCACTAAAAGGATAA
- a CDS encoding LacI family DNA-binding transcriptional regulator: protein MIRLKDIAEKVGVSISTVSRVIKDDRSRNVNQETKKKVWDAVKELGYIPNLNARNLVTNQNSVESKKRTMKIGWVADPKAAEFNPYFSNIYSGINETLDKLNYTLINIYKDELADESRLLKMIHESGIEGIILVDRIDENTLKFLKKYLPVVGLDFYYSEETITIIDYDRKEAAKMAVEHLIKQGHEKIGFIGGGAGPRNENLAVEKRFQGYLTALEEAGIEFKENWIIDTGWLLENSYEGMKKLLKEQCEIPTAMFCASDLMAIAAMRAVFENNMKVPDDIAFIGFDNIEMAKYSTPPLTSIGIPKYEIGELSAKTIVDKVEGKLNIPVKILLPFELIVRESSEK from the coding sequence TTGATTAGATTAAAAGATATTGCAGAGAAGGTTGGTGTCTCCATTTCTACTGTCTCAAGAGTGATTAAAGATGATAGAAGTAGGAATGTTAATCAGGAAACCAAGAAAAAGGTATGGGATGCAGTGAAGGAATTAGGGTATATACCTAATTTAAATGCAAGGAATTTAGTAACAAACCAAAATTCTGTTGAGAGCAAAAAAAGAACAATGAAAATTGGCTGGGTCGCTGATCCAAAAGCGGCTGAGTTCAACCCCTATTTCTCCAATATTTATTCTGGTATAAACGAAACGCTTGATAAGTTAAACTATACTTTAATTAATATTTACAAGGATGAATTAGCGGATGAATCAAGACTTCTTAAGATGATTCATGAATCAGGTATTGAAGGAATTATTCTAGTAGATAGAATCGATGAAAATACTCTTAAGTTTTTAAAAAAATATTTACCAGTAGTGGGATTAGATTTTTATTATTCTGAGGAAACAATTACAATTATCGACTATGACCGTAAAGAGGCCGCTAAAATGGCGGTTGAACATTTAATTAAGCAAGGACATGAGAAAATAGGCTTTATTGGTGGAGGTGCCGGACCAAGAAATGAAAATCTAGCAGTAGAAAAAAGATTTCAGGGTTATTTAACCGCACTAGAAGAGGCCGGAATTGAATTTAAAGAAAATTGGATTATAGATACTGGATGGCTTTTAGAAAATAGTTATGAAGGCATGAAAAAACTTTTGAAAGAGCAATGTGAAATACCTACCGCTATGTTTTGTGCGAGTGATTTAATGGCCATCGCAGCAATGCGAGCTGTATTTGAAAATAATATGAAAGTGCCGGACGATATTGCATTTATAGGTTTTGATAATATTGAAATGGCAAAATACTCCACGCCACCACTTACATCTATTGGTATACCAAAGTATGAAATTGGTGAACTGTCAGCTAAAACAATTGTAGATAAAGTGGAAGGTAAATTAAATATTCCCGTAAAAATACTCTTACCATTCGAGCTTATTGTACGAGAGTCTTCTGAAAAATAG
- a CDS encoding ABC transporter substrate-binding protein gives MKKIYHCFLGIFLASVLVIAGCSSSAGKKVEEKVDVSVLPDAGDFSEELTLELSGSFTRGKVEEGSYVQKRLEEQFNVKIKNVKVDTWNADQVNLMVASGDLPDTFAFTTGGQTSQELFDSGLTRTIPKEMLEKYAPRYMKMLESLPPGPIMNLKEGTEDQYLQLIGEYKNVDGLPWGPTLRLDWLENLGIKPPGEIKPVGPNGGREKIFFTEEAYTLEELEEILVAFTFDDPDGNGKNDTYGISPYNNQIHWSASLMGAFGISPGYSLLENDKLVTAETSEKYKEFLKLMAKWYDMGLIDPEFTTLDNNNSWEKYKQGKIGYYIAQPAYLAMDDWARGRAPQNIVENPDSNAKILATAPEIGPDGQQGVGAYLPVVDLADAFYISKDVTDEQLTRILQIYDYINHNDEARWTLYGEVGVHSDWEGEPENSALKVRPEFALEEGNSGFWAYNFRTYSTERVKWFTSSHTLKLKEDFYARDDIKEKMIIRPYKTDLLNETNGREISKRYGGQLTTIVDEFRMKAIVGEVDIDKEWDKYVENWMNNGGKQTLEELEKAPLVSDLLNAE, from the coding sequence ATGAAGAAAATATACCATTGTTTTTTAGGGATATTCTTGGCATCGGTCTTAGTTATCGCAGGCTGTAGCTCTAGTGCTGGCAAAAAAGTAGAAGAAAAAGTGGACGTGTCGGTATTACCAGATGCAGGTGATTTTTCTGAAGAACTTACATTAGAACTTTCCGGATCATTTACGAGAGGTAAAGTTGAGGAAGGAAGCTATGTTCAAAAACGTTTAGAAGAGCAATTTAACGTAAAAATTAAAAATGTAAAAGTAGATACTTGGAATGCTGACCAAGTGAATTTAATGGTTGCTTCAGGTGATCTGCCAGATACATTTGCATTCACAACAGGAGGACAAACATCACAGGAATTATTTGATTCTGGTTTAACTAGAACAATTCCGAAAGAAATGTTGGAAAAATATGCTCCACGTTATATGAAAATGTTAGAATCGCTTCCTCCAGGTCCAATTATGAATCTAAAAGAGGGTACAGAAGATCAGTATTTACAACTAATAGGAGAGTATAAAAATGTAGATGGTCTACCATGGGGACCGACACTCCGTCTGGACTGGTTGGAGAATTTGGGAATTAAACCACCGGGAGAAATAAAACCAGTTGGGCCAAATGGTGGCCGTGAAAAGATTTTCTTCACAGAAGAAGCCTATACCTTGGAAGAATTAGAAGAAATATTAGTTGCGTTTACTTTTGATGACCCAGATGGTAATGGGAAAAATGATACGTACGGTATCTCACCTTACAATAACCAGATCCATTGGTCGGCTTCATTGATGGGAGCATTTGGTATCTCACCAGGTTATAGTCTACTTGAAAACGATAAATTAGTGACTGCGGAGACTTCTGAAAAGTACAAAGAATTTTTAAAGTTGATGGCAAAATGGTATGACATGGGATTAATTGATCCAGAGTTTACAACACTCGATAATAATAATAGCTGGGAAAAATACAAGCAAGGGAAGATTGGGTACTATATTGCGCAGCCTGCATATCTTGCTATGGATGACTGGGCAAGAGGACGCGCTCCACAAAATATTGTGGAAAACCCGGATTCTAATGCGAAGATTTTAGCAACTGCTCCAGAGATAGGTCCGGATGGTCAACAAGGTGTAGGCGCTTACCTTCCTGTAGTGGATTTGGCTGATGCCTTCTATATCTCAAAAGATGTTACCGATGAACAGTTGACAAGGATATTGCAAATCTACGATTATATCAATCATAATGATGAAGCAAGATGGACATTATATGGAGAGGTTGGTGTCCATTCTGATTGGGAAGGAGAGCCTGAAAACTCTGCACTTAAAGTGCGTCCGGAATTTGCACTAGAAGAGGGTAATTCGGGATTCTGGGCATATAACTTCCGTACTTATAGCACAGAAAGAGTTAAATGGTTTACGTCTAGCCATACGTTGAAATTAAAAGAAGATTTTTATGCACGTGATGATATTAAAGAAAAAATGATAATCCGTCCGTACAAAACGGATCTGTTAAATGAAACAAATGGAAGAGAAATTTCAAAGCGTTATGGCGGGCAGCTTACTACAATTGTGGACGAGTTTAGAATGAAGGCAATTGTTGGAGAAGTAGATATTGATAAAGAATGGGATAAATATGTTGAAAATTGGATGAATAATGGTGGTAAACAGACTCTTGAAGAGTTAGAAAAAGCACCACTTGTGTCTGATTTATTAAATGCTGAATAA
- a CDS encoding FadR/GntR family transcriptional regulator — MKPIEDKERYTLSKIVSDNLRKYIMENKMTTGDKLPSERDLASMLEVSRVIIREALRSLESTGIIVIRHGEGAFVNTDDSSIIFNHLLFFWQMNNEKIEELFELRHLLEKTAIEQLIANTEAEHLEKLNNIIDRMSHTTDPKLFKQLDIEFHRGLIQATNNELFSQLTDIIVQYFSSVPHSQMDQDNRNKTVYEHKMILEALKNKNKELALQLLSEHLQYSKKFKISHTEN; from the coding sequence ATGAAACCTATTGAAGATAAAGAAAGATATACATTAAGTAAAATAGTTAGCGATAATCTACGCAAGTATATTATGGAAAACAAGATGACTACAGGCGATAAACTTCCCTCTGAGAGAGATTTGGCAAGCATGCTTGAAGTGAGTCGAGTAATTATAAGAGAAGCACTAAGATCTTTGGAATCAACCGGGATTATTGTTATTAGACATGGAGAAGGAGCTTTTGTTAATACAGATGATTCAAGTATCATTTTCAATCATTTACTTTTTTTCTGGCAAATGAATAATGAAAAGATTGAGGAATTGTTTGAACTTAGACATCTCTTAGAAAAAACAGCAATTGAACAACTTATTGCCAATACCGAAGCTGAGCATTTGGAAAAACTTAATAATATTATTGATAGAATGAGCCACACAACTGACCCAAAATTATTTAAACAATTAGATATTGAATTCCATAGAGGTCTAATACAAGCTACTAACAATGAATTATTCTCACAGCTGACAGATATTATCGTTCAGTATTTTTCAAGTGTTCCACATTCACAAATGGACCAAGATAATAGAAATAAAACAGTATACGAACACAAAATGATATTAGAGGCTCTCAAAAATAAAAATAAAGAGCTTGCCCTTCAACTTTTAAGCGAGCATTTACAGTACTCCAAGAAATTTAAAATAAGCCATACGGAAAATTAG
- a CDS encoding ABC transporter permease, with product MATEAMATKKPSIEVKSPKQSNWQQMKKMKLLYIMLLFPMVMLFIFSYIPMYGVIIAFKDFSPGLGIWNSPWNNFEHFIRLFDDFMFIRALKNTLVISLLKILISFPAPIIFALLLNEIRSQRFMKVTQSISYLPHFMSWVILSAMVIEVFSPQTGIINYIITAFGGNPINFLSSKLYFIPAIVLTDIWKEIGYGAIIYIASIASIDPALYEAAEMDGASRFKKMIHITLPSIMPMVTIMFILRLGGILNAGFDQILNLYNPLVYEVADIIDTYVYRSGLEQFQFDYATAVGLFKNIIGVIFILGANAIIRRRSEHGIW from the coding sequence ATGGCAACAGAAGCAATGGCTACAAAGAAGCCATCTATAGAAGTAAAAAGTCCTAAACAGTCTAATTGGCAACAAATGAAAAAAATGAAATTACTGTATATAATGCTTTTATTTCCTATGGTTATGTTATTTATTTTTAGTTACATACCAATGTATGGTGTTATTATCGCGTTTAAAGATTTTTCACCAGGTTTAGGGATTTGGAACAGTCCTTGGAATAACTTTGAACACTTTATTAGGTTATTCGATGATTTCATGTTTATTAGGGCACTAAAGAATACACTCGTTATCAGTCTTTTGAAAATATTGATTTCATTTCCTGCACCGATTATCTTTGCCCTCTTACTCAATGAAATTCGGAGTCAAAGATTTATGAAAGTAACACAATCAATCTCGTACTTACCTCATTTCATGTCATGGGTTATTTTATCAGCCATGGTCATAGAGGTGTTTTCACCACAAACAGGAATAATAAACTATATTATCACCGCTTTTGGTGGTAATCCGATAAACTTTTTATCCAGTAAGCTCTACTTTATACCTGCAATTGTACTAACCGATATATGGAAGGAAATAGGATACGGGGCAATTATTTATATAGCTTCGATTGCTTCTATTGATCCTGCACTTTATGAAGCTGCAGAAATGGATGGAGCGAGCAGATTTAAAAAGATGATTCATATTACACTTCCTTCTATTATGCCGATGGTGACTATCATGTTCATTCTTCGATTAGGGGGAATCCTGAATGCAGGTTTCGACCAAATCCTGAACTTGTATAATCCGCTTGTCTACGAAGTGGCAGATATTATTGATACTTATGTGTATCGTAGTGGTTTGGAACAATTTCAATTTGATTACGCTACTGCAGTTGGTTTATTTAAAAACATCATTGGAGTTATCTTCATATTGGGTGCCAATGCGATCATCCGCAGAAGAAGTGAGCATGGAATCTGGTAG
- a CDS encoding dihydrodipicolinate synthase family protein, giving the protein MTAWDLDKFKGVFIAMYSAYDKTGAVSEKRVKKLARYYVNTGVKGLYVGGSSGEGILQTVDERKKVLEAVMEEVGNELTIIVHIGANSTKESAELAIHAEQVKADAISAVPAIYYRLSEDSVERHWQVMIDSSSLPFIIYNIPQTTGFHLTQTLFKKMAAQDKVIGIKMSGESVFELQQFKANAGKEFLVYNGPDEQYLGGRIMGADGGIGGTYGVMPELFCQLDAYYKQGEVEEAQLLQAKINSIITRLLSYPSLYGATKAILSLRGIETGAPRLPLLPVREEDFEELRKLNEEIESSIKSYS; this is encoded by the coding sequence ATGACAGCATGGGATTTGGACAAGTTTAAAGGTGTATTCATTGCAATGTATTCTGCTTACGATAAGACGGGAGCAGTAAGTGAGAAAAGAGTGAAGAAACTAGCACGTTATTATGTGAATACTGGTGTGAAAGGATTATATGTAGGTGGAAGTTCAGGAGAAGGCATCCTTCAAACAGTGGATGAAAGAAAAAAGGTGTTAGAAGCGGTAATGGAAGAGGTAGGAAATGAATTAACAATTATTGTTCATATCGGTGCTAATTCGACAAAAGAAAGTGCGGAGTTAGCGATTCATGCGGAACAAGTTAAGGCAGATGCCATATCGGCAGTTCCGGCCATATATTACCGATTATCTGAAGATTCGGTAGAGAGGCATTGGCAGGTAATGATCGATAGTTCTTCATTGCCATTCATTATTTACAATATCCCGCAAACAACAGGCTTTCATTTAACACAAACTCTATTTAAGAAAATGGCTGCACAAGATAAAGTTATCGGTATTAAAATGTCTGGTGAAAGCGTATTCGAACTCCAACAATTTAAAGCAAATGCGGGAAAAGAGTTCTTAGTTTATAACGGACCGGACGAGCAATACTTAGGTGGAAGAATTATGGGAGCGGACGGTGGAATAGGTGGAACATATGGTGTTATGCCTGAATTATTTTGCCAGCTTGATGCTTATTATAAACAAGGTGAGGTCGAAGAAGCGCAACTATTGCAGGCTAAGATTAATTCTATAATTACAAGACTATTAAGTTATCCTTCATTATATGGTGCTACCAAAGCAATATTAAGCTTGAGAGGAATTGAAACTGGAGCTCCAAGATTACCGTTATTACCAGTTAGAGAAGAGGATTTTGAAGAATTAAGAAAACTTAACGAAGAGATTGAGAGTTCAATAAAATCTTACTCTTAA
- a CDS encoding Gfo/Idh/MocA family protein — protein sequence METVRIGIIGAGLRSGIAKNWHNPGGKSVVVGAADISEERLQKFLKAVNPDAFTTKDYHELLKRDDVDAVAVLSPDYLHEEHAIAALKAGKHVYCEKPLAITVEGCDRIIEASKNYGKHLMVGFNMRYMSMYQTMKGIVDSGVIGDIKAVWVRHFVGWGGYFYYHDWHGTSKNTTSLLLQKGSHDLDVIHWITGKYTKKVSAFGSLDFFGGDKPNDLTCPTCDLKDTCTEYSPHTLTQCAFREEIDVEDNNMVMMELEGGIKASYLQCHFTPDYQRNYTFIGTKGRIENSELEGKVYVRTRKSNSWNELSDVTYDIKKEEGSHGGADPKITEDFVNLVLYNKQPLTTPFAGRMSVAVGCAATESIRAGGKVVDISQSTVMS from the coding sequence ATGGAAACAGTGAGAATAGGGATCATTGGAGCAGGATTAAGAAGTGGAATTGCGAAGAATTGGCATAACCCAGGAGGTAAGTCGGTAGTTGTAGGGGCAGCAGATATTTCTGAGGAAAGGTTACAAAAGTTTTTGAAAGCGGTTAATCCGGATGCTTTTACAACGAAAGATTATCATGAGTTATTAAAGCGTGATGATGTAGATGCGGTCGCGGTTTTATCTCCGGACTATTTACATGAGGAACATGCGATTGCAGCATTGAAGGCGGGTAAGCATGTTTACTGTGAAAAACCGCTTGCCATCACTGTAGAAGGATGCGACCGAATTATCGAGGCATCTAAAAATTACGGGAAACATTTAATGGTCGGGTTTAATATGCGCTATATGAGTATGTACCAAACGATGAAAGGTATCGTTGATTCTGGTGTGATTGGTGATATTAAAGCGGTTTGGGTTAGACATTTTGTTGGATGGGGTGGATATTTTTATTATCACGATTGGCATGGTACGTCTAAAAATACGACCTCGCTGTTATTGCAAAAAGGTTCACATGACTTAGATGTCATTCACTGGATAACTGGAAAATACACAAAAAAAGTGTCTGCATTTGGTAGTCTTGACTTCTTTGGGGGAGATAAACCTAATGATTTAACATGCCCCACTTGTGATCTAAAAGATACTTGTACTGAATACAGTCCACATACCTTAACCCAATGCGCATTTCGTGAAGAAATTGATGTGGAAGATAATAATATGGTGATGATGGAGCTTGAAGGTGGCATAAAGGCATCTTATTTACAATGTCACTTCACGCCTGATTATCAAAGGAATTATACGTTTATTGGAACAAAAGGGAGAATTGAAAACTCAGAATTGGAAGGGAAAGTATATGTTCGTACGAGAAAGTCCAACTCGTGGAATGAGTTAAGTGATGTCACATATGACATTAAAAAAGAAGAAGGTAGTCATGGAGGAGCAGATCCGAAAATTACAGAGGATTTTGTCAATCTTGTTCTTTACAATAAGCAGCCGTTAACTACTCCATTTGCAGGGAGAATGAGTGTAGCGGTAGGCTGTGCAGCGACAGAATCTATTCGCGCGGGTGGCAAGGTGGTAGATATCAGTCAAAGCACAGTTATGAGCTGA
- a CDS encoding SGNH/GDSL hydrolase family protein, with the protein MKKIDLNDQLIHGAISLEQKEEYIKPWRIRYLEKDFYTPNQLNGQAEVPAGVRISFVSNTETFKLEIAPVTVDLEFDVLIDNELFETDIVNFNESYLEVNGLTSQSKRIDIYLSQRDKLELRSLWINKNAEWSPFIDTRKKWITYGSSITQCHAAESPSQTWPVITSKELDLNLVCLGYSGECQYEPMTARMIRDTPVDFIHLNASINSYNAESYNHRTFQAVVIGFIKIIREKQKNIPIVLSSSIFGAHREETENLVGFTLKQMREEVEEVVNIFRRNGDNHIFYLNGLDILGAEHARFLPDHLHPNAEGYKIMGFHFANAFQTILK; encoded by the coding sequence ATGAAAAAAATAGATCTAAACGATCAATTGATTCATGGAGCAATCTCTCTGGAACAAAAAGAGGAGTATATTAAACCGTGGAGAATTCGATACTTGGAAAAGGATTTTTATACTCCTAATCAACTGAACGGACAGGCAGAAGTGCCAGCAGGTGTAAGAATATCCTTTGTTAGCAATACGGAAACATTTAAATTAGAAATCGCCCCAGTCACTGTAGATTTGGAGTTTGATGTTTTAATTGATAATGAATTGTTTGAAACAGATATAGTAAATTTTAATGAATCCTATTTAGAAGTAAATGGTCTTACATCTCAAAGTAAAAGGATAGACATATACCTTTCGCAACGTGATAAATTAGAACTACGGTCGTTGTGGATTAATAAGAATGCTGAGTGGAGTCCGTTTATTGATACTAGAAAAAAATGGATCACTTATGGTAGCTCTATTACTCAATGTCATGCAGCGGAAAGCCCATCGCAAACATGGCCCGTGATTACATCAAAAGAATTGGATCTAAACCTGGTTTGCTTGGGCTATAGCGGGGAATGCCAATATGAGCCAATGACAGCCAGAATGATAAGAGATACTCCGGTAGATTTTATTCATTTAAATGCTTCAATCAATTCCTATAATGCGGAATCCTACAATCATCGCACGTTTCAAGCAGTGGTGATCGGCTTTATTAAGATTATTCGTGAAAAACAAAAGAATATTCCAATTGTATTGAGTTCTTCTATATTTGGAGCCCATAGGGAAGAGACAGAGAATCTCGTTGGCTTTACACTGAAGCAGATGCGAGAAGAAGTAGAAGAAGTTGTTAATATTTTCAGGAGAAATGGCGATAATCATATTTTCTATTTGAATGGTCTAGATATTTTAGGGGCTGAACATGCTCGTTTTCTGCCTGATCATCTACATCCTAATGCTGAGGGGTATAAGATAATGGGTTTTCATTTTGCAAATGCATTTCAAACTATTTTAAAATAA